A region of Scleropages formosus chromosome 2, fSclFor1.1, whole genome shotgun sequence DNA encodes the following proteins:
- the spx gene encoding spexin prohormone 1 isoform X1: protein MKGPKALTRCALALLLLVTTLALRASSSPKVKDTFQRRNWTPQAMLYLKGTQGRRFISEDRNEGDMYDTLRIVTRSQNAEQRDVSRAAAVLLRFLQQAQEEGEPPLAQLAARSVIVTDPLGSSYTNY, encoded by the exons ATGAAG GGTCCGAAGGCGCTGACTCGGTGCGCGCTCGCACTGCTGCTGCTCGTGACCACGCTCGCCCTGCGCGCCAGCAGCTCCCCTAAGGTGAAG GATACTTTCCAGCGAAGGAACTGGACGCCCCAGGCAATGCTGTACCTCAAGGGAACAC AGGGACGTCGTTTCATATCCGAAGACCGAAACGAGGGGGACATGTATGACACACTTCGTATAG TAACACGCAGCCAGAATGCAGAGCAGCGGGATGTGTCAAGAGCTGCAGCTGTGCTACTGCGCTTCCTCCAGCAGGCCCAGGAGGAAGGTGAGCCTCCTCTTGCACAACTGGCTGCTCGGTCAGTCATTGTCACAGACCCTCTGGGTTCATCATACACTAATTATTAA
- the LOC108931646 gene encoding ATP-dependent DNA helicase Q1 isoform X2 → MEGSSFNEVQRELESVEAELEVVELQISELLEQQSNLNSRKSELLKKLERECDSAQPSGSAHPKASSSTKENLKRYEGTDFPWSTEVQLQLSEVFHLSKFRPLQLKAINLTMSGKDVFLVMPTGGGKSLCYQLPSVCSKGFTLVIAPLVSLMEDQLMYLKSINVYAVTLNASSKKEHAKWVLASMTEKATPFRLLYVTPEKIAKSKLLMSKLEKAYKAGKLERIAVDEVHCCSQWGHDFRPDYKLLGILKRQFPSVPLIGLTATATSGVLKDCQKILSIPDPVTLTASFNRPNLYYEVRIKEASHEDSTTDIVALINGRYKGQSGIIYVFSQKDAEVLSTDMQKKGIAAQPYHANMEPEDKSRVHLHWTTNKIQVVVATVAFGMGIDKPDVRFVIHHSLSKSIENYYQESGRAGRDDKPADCILYFGFADIFRISTMVVMENVGQQKLLQMVAYCQTLDRCRRMVLAGHFDEVWDDDDCNQMCDICRHGNDCVTVDITQHAREAVQIVEMANTMDEKMTPLKVIEAWMGKGPAKRRKMIQATALSRLEVEAILIHLLLQGYFSEDFSFTPYTTYFYLKLGRKAALLKNEKHTVTMKMKRTLPVTKPGAMSNGSGDRNRAQGKPKGGKRPGPGDTARLNPIPKRVKEDVL, encoded by the exons ATGGAGGGGAGCAGTTTTAATG AAGTCCAGCGGGAGTTGGAGTCTGTGGaggcagagctggaggtggtggagCTGCAAATATCTGAGCTGCTTGAGCAGCAGTCAAACCTGAACTCCAGGAAGAGTGAGCTGCTGAAGAAACTTGAGCGTGAATGTGATTCAGCCCAACCCTCAGGCTCTGCCCACCCAAAAGCATCAAGCAGCACTAAGGAGAATCTGAAGCGTTATGAAGGGACAG ATTTTCCGTGGTCGACGGAAGTGCAGCTGCAGCTGTCAGAGGTGTTCCACCTCTCGAAATTCCGTCCACTCCAGCTGAAGGCGATCAACCTTACCATGTCTGGGAAGGATGTCTTCTTGGTCATGCCTACGGGTGGCGGGAAGAgcctgtgctaccagctgccatcTGTCTGCTCCAAAG GTTTCACTCTCGTGATTGCGCCATTGGTCTCTCTCATGGAAGATCAGCTCATGTACCTGAAGTCCATCAACGTTTATGCGGTCACACTTAATGCCTCTAGTAAAAAG GAACACGCCAAATGGGTTCTGGCTTCCATGACGGAAAAGGCAACGCCGTTCCGGCTGCTATATGTGACCCCAGAGAAAATTGCCAAGAGCAAACTCTTGATGTCCAAGCTGGAGAAGGCCTACAAGGCGGGCAAGCTGGAGCGCATCGCTGTGGATGAGGTGCACTGCTGCAGCCAGTGGGGTCACGACTTCAGGCCTG ACTACAAGCTGCTGGGAATCCTGAAGAGGCAGTTTCCCAGTGTTCCTCTCATTGGGTTGACAGCCACGGCCACAAGCGGGGTACTGAAGGACTGCCAGAAGATTCTTAGCATCCCTGATCCTGTAACACTTACAGCTTCTTTCAACCGACCTAACCTTTACTATGAG GTACGGATCAAAGAAGCAAGCCATGAAGATTCTACCACTGATATTGTTGCACTGATCAATGGGAGATATAAAGGCCAGTCAG GGATCATCTACGTATTTTCCCAGAAGGATGCAGAGGTATTATCGACAGACATGCAGAAGAAGGGCATCGCAGCCCAGCCATACCATGCCAATATGGAGCCAGAGGATAAATCCCGTGTGCACCTCCATTGGACAACCAACAAGATTCAG GTGGTGGTGGCTACAGTGGCTTTTGGGATGGGCATTGACAAACCAGATGTCAGGTTTGTAATACACCACTCCCTCAGCAAGTCCATAGAGAACTACTACCAGGAGAGTGGCCGTGCAG GGCGTGATGACAAGCCAGCGGACTGCATCTTGTACTTCGGTTTTGCCGATATCTTTAGGATCAGTACCATGGTTGTCATGGAGAATGTGGGCCAACAGAAGCTCCTTCAAATGGTTGCTTACTGCCAGACTTTGGACAG GTGCCGGCGTATGGTGCTGGCAGGCCATTTTGATGAGGTTTGGGATGATGACGACTGCAACCAAATGTGTGACATCTGTCGCCATGGTAATG ACTGTGTCACCGTTGACATCACTCAGCATGCTCGTGAAGCAGTGCAGATTGTGGAGATGGCCAACACTATGGATGAAAAGATGACCCCCCTGAAAGTGATAGAAGCCTGGATGGGAAAGGGTCCTGCCAAACGGCGTAAGATGATCCAGGCCACTGCCCTGTCACGTCTGGAGGTGGAAGCTATCCTCATCCATCTCCTGTTGCAGGGGTACTTCAG TGAAGACTTCAGCTTCACCCCATACACTACCTACTTCTACTTGAAGCTTGGTCGCAAGGCAGCACTGCTGAAGAATGAAAAGCATACTGTGACcatgaagatgaagaggacCCTGCCTGTCACTAAGCCA
- the spx gene encoding spexin prohormone 1 isoform X4 has translation MKGPKALTRCALALLLLVTTLALRASSSPKDTFQRRNWTPQAMLYLKGTQGRRFISEDRNEGDMYDTLRIVTRSQNAEQRDVSRAAAVLLRFLQQAQEEAEENAEQLYFQDLPLWKQDYF, from the exons ATGAAG GGTCCGAAGGCGCTGACTCGGTGCGCGCTCGCACTGCTGCTGCTCGTGACCACGCTCGCCCTGCGCGCCAGCAGCTCCCCTAAG GATACTTTCCAGCGAAGGAACTGGACGCCCCAGGCAATGCTGTACCTCAAGGGAACAC AGGGACGTCGTTTCATATCCGAAGACCGAAACGAGGGGGACATGTATGACACACTTCGTATAG TAACACGCAGCCAGAATGCAGAGCAGCGGGATGTGTCAAGAGCTGCAGCTGTGCTACTGCGCTTCCTCCAGCAGGCCCAGGAGGAAG cTGAAGAAAATGCTGAGCAACTATACTTTCAAGATCTTCCACTGTGGAAACAAGACTATTTCTGA
- the LOC108931646 gene encoding ATP-dependent DNA helicase Q1 isoform X1 has protein sequence MEGSSFNEVQRELESVEAELEVVELQISELLEQQSNLNSRKSELLKKLERECDSAQPSGSAHPKASSSTKENLKRYEGTDFPWSTEVQLQLSEVFHLSKFRPLQLKAINLTMSGKDVFLVMPTGGGKSLCYQLPSVCSKGFTLVIAPLVSLMEDQLMYLKSINVYAVTLNASSKKEHAKWVLASMTEKATPFRLLYVTPEKIAKSKLLMSKLEKAYKAGKLERIAVDEVHCCSQWGHDFRPDYKLLGILKRQFPSVPLIGLTATATSGVLKDCQKILSIPDPVTLTASFNRPNLYYEVRIKEASHEDSTTDIVALINGRYKGQSGIIYVFSQKDAEVLSTDMQKKGIAAQPYHANMEPEDKSRVHLHWTTNKIQVVVATVAFGMGIDKPDVRFVIHHSLSKSIENYYQESGRAGRDDKPADCILYFGFADIFRISTMVVMENVGQQKLLQMVAYCQTLDRCRRMVLAGHFDEVWDDDDCNQMCDICRHGNDCVTVDITQHAREAVQIVEMANTMDEKMTPLKVIEAWMGKGPAKRRKMIQATALSRLEVEAILIHLLLQGYFSEDFSFTPYTTYFYLKLGRKAALLKNEKHTVTMKMKRTLPVTKPEQPMKGAMSNGSGDRNRAQGKPKGGKRPGPGDTARLNPIPKRVKEDVL, from the exons ATGGAGGGGAGCAGTTTTAATG AAGTCCAGCGGGAGTTGGAGTCTGTGGaggcagagctggaggtggtggagCTGCAAATATCTGAGCTGCTTGAGCAGCAGTCAAACCTGAACTCCAGGAAGAGTGAGCTGCTGAAGAAACTTGAGCGTGAATGTGATTCAGCCCAACCCTCAGGCTCTGCCCACCCAAAAGCATCAAGCAGCACTAAGGAGAATCTGAAGCGTTATGAAGGGACAG ATTTTCCGTGGTCGACGGAAGTGCAGCTGCAGCTGTCAGAGGTGTTCCACCTCTCGAAATTCCGTCCACTCCAGCTGAAGGCGATCAACCTTACCATGTCTGGGAAGGATGTCTTCTTGGTCATGCCTACGGGTGGCGGGAAGAgcctgtgctaccagctgccatcTGTCTGCTCCAAAG GTTTCACTCTCGTGATTGCGCCATTGGTCTCTCTCATGGAAGATCAGCTCATGTACCTGAAGTCCATCAACGTTTATGCGGTCACACTTAATGCCTCTAGTAAAAAG GAACACGCCAAATGGGTTCTGGCTTCCATGACGGAAAAGGCAACGCCGTTCCGGCTGCTATATGTGACCCCAGAGAAAATTGCCAAGAGCAAACTCTTGATGTCCAAGCTGGAGAAGGCCTACAAGGCGGGCAAGCTGGAGCGCATCGCTGTGGATGAGGTGCACTGCTGCAGCCAGTGGGGTCACGACTTCAGGCCTG ACTACAAGCTGCTGGGAATCCTGAAGAGGCAGTTTCCCAGTGTTCCTCTCATTGGGTTGACAGCCACGGCCACAAGCGGGGTACTGAAGGACTGCCAGAAGATTCTTAGCATCCCTGATCCTGTAACACTTACAGCTTCTTTCAACCGACCTAACCTTTACTATGAG GTACGGATCAAAGAAGCAAGCCATGAAGATTCTACCACTGATATTGTTGCACTGATCAATGGGAGATATAAAGGCCAGTCAG GGATCATCTACGTATTTTCCCAGAAGGATGCAGAGGTATTATCGACAGACATGCAGAAGAAGGGCATCGCAGCCCAGCCATACCATGCCAATATGGAGCCAGAGGATAAATCCCGTGTGCACCTCCATTGGACAACCAACAAGATTCAG GTGGTGGTGGCTACAGTGGCTTTTGGGATGGGCATTGACAAACCAGATGTCAGGTTTGTAATACACCACTCCCTCAGCAAGTCCATAGAGAACTACTACCAGGAGAGTGGCCGTGCAG GGCGTGATGACAAGCCAGCGGACTGCATCTTGTACTTCGGTTTTGCCGATATCTTTAGGATCAGTACCATGGTTGTCATGGAGAATGTGGGCCAACAGAAGCTCCTTCAAATGGTTGCTTACTGCCAGACTTTGGACAG GTGCCGGCGTATGGTGCTGGCAGGCCATTTTGATGAGGTTTGGGATGATGACGACTGCAACCAAATGTGTGACATCTGTCGCCATGGTAATG ACTGTGTCACCGTTGACATCACTCAGCATGCTCGTGAAGCAGTGCAGATTGTGGAGATGGCCAACACTATGGATGAAAAGATGACCCCCCTGAAAGTGATAGAAGCCTGGATGGGAAAGGGTCCTGCCAAACGGCGTAAGATGATCCAGGCCACTGCCCTGTCACGTCTGGAGGTGGAAGCTATCCTCATCCATCTCCTGTTGCAGGGGTACTTCAG TGAAGACTTCAGCTTCACCCCATACACTACCTACTTCTACTTGAAGCTTGGTCGCAAGGCAGCACTGCTGAAGAATGAAAAGCATACTGTGACcatgaagatgaagaggacCCTGCCTGTCACTAAGCCA
- the golt1ba gene encoding golgi transport 1Ba yields MISLTDSQKIGMGLTGFGVFFLFFGMILFFDKALLAIGNILFVAGLSFVIGLERTFRFFFQKHKVKATSFFLGGVFVVLIGWPMVGMVLEIYGFFLLFRGFFPVAVGFIRRIPILGSLLNLPGISGFVDKVGESSNMV; encoded by the exons ATGATCTCGTTAACGGATTCCCAGA AAATCGGCATGGGACTAACAGGCTTCGGcgtgtttttcctcttctttggAATGATTCTCTTTTTTGACAAAGCTCTCCTGGCCATAGGCAAT ATCCTGTTTGTCGCAGGCCTGTCATTCGTCATTGGATTGGAGAGGACATTCAGGTTCTTCTTCCAGAAGCACAAAGTGAAGGCCACTAGTTTCTTCCTGGGTGGTGTGTTTGTGGTATTGATCGGCTGGCCTATGGTGGGAATGGTCCTGGAGATCTATGGCTTCTTCCTGTTGTTCAG gGGTTTCTTTCCAGTTGCTGTGGGCTTTATCCGGAGAATCCCCATTCTGGGCTCGTTGCTCAATCTCCCTGGGATCAGTGGG TTTGTGGATAAAGTCGGCGAAAGCAGCAACATGGTATAG
- the spx gene encoding spexin prohormone 1 isoform X2 — protein MKGPKALTRCALALLLLVTTLALRASSSPKDTFQRRNWTPQAMLYLKGTQGRRFISEDRNEGDMYDTLRIVTRSQNAEQRDVSRAAAVLLRFLQQAQEEGEPPLAQLAARSVIVTDPLGSSYTNY, from the exons ATGAAG GGTCCGAAGGCGCTGACTCGGTGCGCGCTCGCACTGCTGCTGCTCGTGACCACGCTCGCCCTGCGCGCCAGCAGCTCCCCTAAG GATACTTTCCAGCGAAGGAACTGGACGCCCCAGGCAATGCTGTACCTCAAGGGAACAC AGGGACGTCGTTTCATATCCGAAGACCGAAACGAGGGGGACATGTATGACACACTTCGTATAG TAACACGCAGCCAGAATGCAGAGCAGCGGGATGTGTCAAGAGCTGCAGCTGTGCTACTGCGCTTCCTCCAGCAGGCCCAGGAGGAAGGTGAGCCTCCTCTTGCACAACTGGCTGCTCGGTCAGTCATTGTCACAGACCCTCTGGGTTCATCATACACTAATTATTAA
- the spx gene encoding spexin prohormone 1 isoform X3: MKGPKALTRCALALLLLVTTLALRASSSPKVKDTFQRRNWTPQAMLYLKGTQGRRFISEDRNEGDMYDTLRIVTRSQNAEQRDVSRAAAVLLRFLQQAQEEAEENAEQLYFQDLPLWKQDYF, translated from the exons ATGAAG GGTCCGAAGGCGCTGACTCGGTGCGCGCTCGCACTGCTGCTGCTCGTGACCACGCTCGCCCTGCGCGCCAGCAGCTCCCCTAAGGTGAAG GATACTTTCCAGCGAAGGAACTGGACGCCCCAGGCAATGCTGTACCTCAAGGGAACAC AGGGACGTCGTTTCATATCCGAAGACCGAAACGAGGGGGACATGTATGACACACTTCGTATAG TAACACGCAGCCAGAATGCAGAGCAGCGGGATGTGTCAAGAGCTGCAGCTGTGCTACTGCGCTTCCTCCAGCAGGCCCAGGAGGAAG cTGAAGAAAATGCTGAGCAACTATACTTTCAAGATCTTCCACTGTGGAAACAAGACTATTTCTGA